In Porites lutea chromosome 1, jaPorLute2.1, whole genome shotgun sequence, a single genomic region encodes these proteins:
- the LOC140953738 gene encoding uncharacterized protein — protein MGTQPSTYVLEQISGKVESKKSLSDSKRLNYLMSYTTGRAKAVIENYNGLPNGCQLALKVLEHRFGQSAMILQAFKSSVTNGPKIRPGDNSALLALSDKIENCCWAMSELRSCELDCTTNLRHIYDRLPGHLQRKWRKTAMSYRERSRGREPDLKELSKFITAQSQIENELVYGRKSESQTKFSVGRNPNKKALEERAGPTISTLATEVWTQENRGNQGTKKPVTASEQGSNGGNRNQGEYCKVCKGAHAISKCSVFLSKGVGWRRPFARFRALCYRCLCHTHLQRNCPEKTSCTEKDCARPQDHQSLLHISTKNKIEDVKGNPEQSSPVVSNLSVNNATTESNRRSFVLLKAVPLRVTAENGRTLTTYGMLDSAAVSSMITSNIAYKLQLQGVPEKVSINTVTQRDQNLELCKVKFQISSASQGSLAFPVYHALSVKSLNVSDRYCPSQLDLSPWPHLSGFQLPNTAVDVNEVSVLIGQDVPQVHMVIDYCWGDSPQSQPYRMKTPFGWCVAGPTNRKEDENKPVALSVFEFD, from the coding sequence ATGGGGACCCAGCCAAGTACCTACGTTTTAGAGCAAATTTCCGGGAAAGTTGAATCTAAAAAATCACTGTCTGACAGCAAGAGATTGAACTATTTGATGTCCTACACTACAGGTAGAGCGAAGGCAGTAATTGAGAACTACAATGGGTTACCAAATGGATGTCAGTTGGCCCTCAAGGTGTTAGAGCACAGATTTGGACAAAGTGCCATGATACTCCAAGCCTTTAAATCGTCTGTTACCAATGGGCCAAAGATAAGACCTGGAGATAACTCTGCACTCCTAGCCTTGTCTGACAAGATTGAGAACTGTTGCTGGGCAATGTCTGAGTTGCGGTCATGTGAACTTGATTGTACCACTAACTTGAGACACATCTATGATCGTTTGCCAGGTCACCTTCAAAGAAAGTGGAGAAAGACTGCGATGTCATATCGCGAGAGGTCGCGTGGAAGAGAGCCGGACTTAAAGGAGCTATCCAAGTTTATTACTGCTCAGTCGCAAATTGAGAATGAACTGGTGTATGGCAGAAAGAGTGAATCACAAACAAAGTTCAGTGTTGGCAGGAACCCCAATAAAAAAGCACTTGAAGAAAGGGCTGGTCCGACGATTTCCACTCTAGCAACAGAGGTCTGGACACAAGAAAACAGAGGTAATCAGGGAACAAAGAAACCCGTAACTGCCAGTGAGCAAGGAAGTAATGGGGGCAACCGCAATCAAGGCGAATACTGTAAAGTCTGCAAGGGAGCCCATGCTATCTCAAAGTGTTCGGTGTTCCTGTCTAAGGGCGTAGGTTGGCGGAGACCATTTGCGAGGTTTAGGGCTCTTTGCTACCGATGTCTGTGTCACACTCATTTGCAAAGGAACTGCCCAGAAAAGACCAGTTGTACTGAGAAAGACTGTGCTCGTCCACAAGATCACCAATCGCTGTTGCATATTTCGACAAAAAACAAGATTGAGGATGTTAAAGGCAATCCTGAGCAGAGTTCCCCGGTAGTGTCCAATTTGTCAGTGAACAATGCAACGACAGAGAGTAACAGGAGGAGCTTTGTATTGCTCAAAGCTGTTCCACTTAGAGTGACTGCTGAAAATGGGAGAACACTCACTACGTATGGTATGTTAGACTCAGCTGCTGTTAGCTCAATGATCACTTCTAACATTGCATACAAACTGCAACTTCAAGGAGTTCCAGAGAAAGTTAGCATAAACACTGTCACTCAAAGagaccaaaatcttgaattatgCAAGGTCAAATTCCAGATCAGCTCAGCAAGCCAAGGAAGTCTGGCCTTCCCAGTGTATCACGCCTTGTCAGTGAAAAGTTTGAATGTGTCCGACCGTTACTGCCCAAGTCAACTGGATTTGTCTCCTTGGCCACACCTCAGTGGTTTTCAATTGCCAAATACTGCTGTTGATGTGAATGAAGTCTCTGTGTTAATTGGCCAAGACGTACCTCAAGTTCACATGGTTATTGACTATTGCTGGGGAGACAGTCCACAGAGTCAGCCATACAGAATGAAGACCCCCTTTGGATGGTGCGTAGCCGGGCCAACCAACAGAAAGGAGGATGAAAACAAGCCTGTTGCACTATCAGTCTTCGAATTTGATTAG
- the LOC140953830 gene encoding uncharacterized protein, whose product MHCKTKRCSAYIKVCESLRKIQVPDAAQKKSLAVKVQKACRTRWLSTGQSVSSVCTNLVALMQTLRKFKEHDATADGLLKRMNNVKFVGTLLILNEVLPHLNTLSKVFQQNKIHYSAIKPSLELTKKRITEIRSSCKPLHVLKEALMGQYKDLELTLPSSQEEVLVNLCQSYTLALEENLDRRFTQAAPVLEAFSIFNPTTLPATTDPEFMEHGVASVKILADQFQFSEDQMTTQWQNFKYLMLSWKPPQNVLQGGKESKLSPTEWILRKIVKEQALLRESYSFLVDAAKICLTQPMSNAVVERGASAVKRVKTRLRNRLKNDMLSTCLHVSINGPEPKSEECQVILAEAAQVWRNTHKRNLPPLNLPRIGGSKHGDARITELATVATQTETPENMDVISMEEEPQLVTQASAFANSVHKALTEMDMLDESSDVDSDFEFDVDF is encoded by the exons atGCACTGCAAAACCAAGAGATGCTCTGCATACATCAAGGTCTGTGAAAGTTTGAGGAAAATTCAAGTGCCAGATGCTGCGCAGAAGAAGTCATTGGCTGTAAAAGTCCAGAAGGCCTGCAGGACACGATGGCTGTCAACAGGGCAAAGTGTATCAAGTGTTTGTACAAATTTGGTGGCACTGATGCAAACTCTCAGAAAATTCAAGGAGCATGATGCCACAGCTGATGGGTTGCTAAAAAGGATGAATAACGTCAAGTTTGTGGGTACCCTTCTCATCTTAAACGAAGTTCTTCCTCACCTTAACACCTTAAGTAAAGTAttccaacaaaacaaaatccatTATTCTGCCATTAAGCCATCATTGGAATTGACAAAGAAGAGAATCACTGAAATAAGATCCAGTTGCAAGCCACTACATGTCCTGAAAGAAGCTTTGATGGGCCAGTACAAAGATTTAGAACTTACTCTTCCCTCATCACAGGAAGAAGTATTGGTCAACCTGTGCCAAAGCTACACTTTAGCACTAGAAGAGAACCTGGACAGACGCTTCACTCAAGCTGCTCCAGTGTTAGAGGCCTTCAGCATCTTCAATCCAACCACCCTGCCTGCTACCACTGATCCTGAGTTCATGGAACATGGTGTGGCCAGTGTGAAGATTTTAGCTGATCAATTCCAATTCAGTGAAGATCAGATGACAACCCAGTGGCAGAATTTCAAATACCTCATGCTATCCTGGAAGCCACCTCAGAATGTGCTGCAAGGTGGGAAGGAGTCCAAACTATCACCCACCGAATGGATTCTTCGTAAAATCGTGAAAGAGCAAGCACTACTCAGAGAAAGCTACAGCTTTTTGGTGGATGCTGCAAAGATCTGTCTGACACAGCCAATGTCAAATGCTGTTGTTGAAAGAGGAGCCAGTGCTGTCAAAAGGGTTAAGACAAGGCTAAGGAACCGCCTGAAGAATGACATGCTGTCGACATGTCTTCATGTTTCAATCAATGGACCAGAGCCAAAGTCCGAAGAGTGTCAAGTAATCCTGGCAGAGGCAGCACAAGTATGGAGGAACACCCACAAGAGAAACCTACCTCCATTGAACCTCCCAAGGATTGGTGGCAGTAAGCACGGAGATGCAAGGATCACTGAATTGGCAACTGTTGCCACTCAGACTGAGACACCTG AAAATATGGATGTGATATCGATGGAAGAAGAACCCCAGCTAGTAACTCAGGCATCAGCCTTCGCAAACAGTGTTCATAAGGCACTTACTGAGATGGACATGCTAGATGAGTCGTCTGATGTAGATTCAGACTTCGAGTTTGACGTTGATTTCTAG